The DNA region TACGAGGCGGAGCAAGCGATCCCGGCAGCCAGCCATATGATTACGAGCGATGATGTGTTTGATTATATGCTGAATCTGCGCAGCGTGAACGAGGGGATCGATGAACGGCGCGAGGAGATGTTTCAGGAATATTTGGATGTGAAGCATGCCAAGTTTCAGATGCGGTCGCTGGATGATTATGAGCAGCTGAAAAAGATGAATCAGGCGCGGCGCAGGACGCAGTCTAAGTTTGTACGGGAAAATCTGATGGATAATGTGCGCGAGTATTCAAATGGGGAGAGTGCGTTTACTTATTTTTCCAATAAAATCGGGGATGACGCGCTGTACCTGCTGGATGAGCCGGAAAACAGCCTTTCGCCGGTCAGGCAGCAAGAGCTGGTTCGTTTTTTGGAGGACTCGGTGCGCTTTTTTGGCTGCCAGCTTGTGATTGCTACGCATTCGCCGTTTTTGCTGGCGATGAAGGGCGCGCGCATCTATGATCTGGATGCGGATCCGGTGCAGCTTAGCAGATGGATGGAGCTTCCTAACGTAAGGGCCTACTATGAATTTTTCAAAATGCATGAGCGTGAATTGGAAGAAGGCTCGGTATGAGGCACAAAATTTTAGTAGTGGATGATGAGGCCATGATCACGGAGCTGCTCTCCGATCATTTAGACGATGAGGGCTATGAGGTGTATGCGGCCAACAGCGCGGCTGAGGCGCTGCAGCTGCTGGGGGAGCAGCCCAATCTGATCATACTGGATATCAATATGCCGGGGACAGATGGCTTGGAGATTTGCAAAAACATAAGAGATCATGTTGCCTGTCCGATTCTTTTTTTGACGGCCAGAATTAGCGAGCAGGATAAAATAAACGGCCTGCAGTACGGTGCGGATGATTATATCACCAAGCCCTTCAGCCTAAAAGAGCTTTCGGCCAGAGTGGCGGCGCATCTCAGGCGGGATGAGCGCATGCGCAGTCATGCGGCTTCGATGCTGACATCGGGAGAGCTTCTTGTGGACCTTTCGCAGCGGCGGATTTTTTACCGGGATATAGAAATTGAGGTATCTAAAAGAGAATTTGAGCTGATTGAATTTCTGCTGACAAATGCCGGGCAGGTATTTGACCGGGAACGGATCTATGAACGGATATGGGGATATGATGCAGAGGGCAGCACAGATGTGATTAAGGAGCATATCCGCAGGATCCGCGCGAAGCTCCGTGAGGCGACGGGAGAAGACTATATCGAAACGGTCTGGGGAGTGGGGTATCGATGGAAACGCTGAAAAGAAGATGGCAGAATCTGCCCCTGCGCCGGTTTCTGATGCTGACGGTTTGCCTTTCTATCGCAGCGGTCACATTGCTGTCAGCGCTGATCATTAGCGGCTGCGCTGCGTTTCGGCACTGGCTGCTGCCGGATCCCAATGCGGTATATCTTACCGTAGAAGAGACTTTTTCTGACGGAACCGTTACTAGCAGCATATATCTGATGAATATGGGAGAGGGTTTATCGTTTGCACCGTTTATACGCAGTGAACCAACAGAAGAGGATATAGCACAGATGCGCTATTCTATCGAGAAGATTGAAACCGGCATAGAATCCTTGTCACCGAAAAGAAGGTTCGCTTATCAGTTCTGCGGGATCGTGATGTTCGCCGCGCCGATGGGGCTGGCTTTTGCGGCAATCCTGTGGTGCAGCATGTATTTTTACCGGCGGAAGCTCAAAACGCCGCTTTCTGTTTTATCAGGAGCGGTCAAGCAGATTGCAGAGCAGAACCTGGATTTTGAACTGGCCTATCCCTATGAGGATGAAATGGGTGATCTGTGCCGCTCCTTTGAGGCCATGAGGAGGGCGCTTGATGAAAACTATAGAGCGATGTGGAACATGCTGGAGGAGCGGCGGCTCATGCAGGACTCTGTCGCACATGATCTGCGTAATCCAATCGCCATTATCGAGGGTTACGCCGAATATCTGGAAAAGGGGCTTAAAACCGGAGACATGAGCCGGGAGAAGACAAGCCGTATTGCGCAGAATCTCGGTGCGGCCGCCAAACGGCTGGAGCAGTATACGGAATCCGTCAGGCTTCTGAATCAAACGGAGGAAATGCAGCTTGAACGGAAGGCTGTCAGTGCAGTGCAGCTTTCAGCGAATATCGGGCAGGATCTAACCCTCTTGGCAGAGCAAAAGGGAATTGCCTTACAAATAACAGATGATCTGCCGCAGAAGGAAATCCAGATTGATGAAGCTTTGCTGCACCGCGTTTTGGAGAATATCCTGAGCAATGCGCTGCGTTATGCAAAGCAGGGAATTCAGCTGGCATTTGCAATGGAAGGCCGGATGCTTGTGGTCACGGTAACAGATGACGGAAGCGGTTTTCCTCTGGAAATATTAAAGGAAACGGGAAAGCATTGGATCGCGGCCAACCAAGACGGCCATAGGGGAATTGGCCTTTCCATCAGCCGGCTCCTGTGCCAAAAGCACGGCGGGCAGTTGGAGCTGTCCAATACTTCTGGCGGAGCCTGCGTAAAAATTTCTTTATCGGTTTGACAGATTTTTGACCTTTATCTGCTACGATCTCCTTGTATTTTTACAAGGAGGTCTTTTTTTATGAAAAAATCAATCATTCTTTTGGCGATAGCTGCGCTGATCTGTTCTTTGCTGGGGGCATGCGGACAAAAAACAGAGCCACCTGAGGCCAGCAGCAGACAAAATTCAGAGATACAGCAAAGCAGTGTTCCTTCTGAAAACGGAGAGCTGCAGCTTTTGTCAAACCGATATGGCGAAAGCGCCTGCAATACGGAAAACGGATATTATTATCTGACGACGGAAGGAGCAAAGCTGAGGGACGATACTTACGGAATGCATCTTATGTATATGGATTTTGCTACCGGACGTGAGATTTATCTATGCAGCACGGCAGGGTGCAAGCACGACTCGCTTGACTGTCCAGCCGTATTTTCCTATGATGATTTCCCGTTATACAGCACCCTTCTTTTTGTATTTGGGGATCACCTTTATATAATAAGCCGTGAATATGATTATGACAACACGCTTTCTCAGGGTGTTATAAGCTTCGGAGGAGATGGCAGTACGGTAGAAAGCCGGTCGGCTGCCTTGTATCGCGCCAACCTTGACGGTACAGATCGGGAAAAAATCTATACCTTTGATGCGGCGCTCACGCTTGAGGATAAAGTAATCGGAAACGATAAAGGCATTTATGTCATTACCAAAAAGCTTTCCTCCGATCATGATGGCAATCAGACCTATACCACCTCCTCTGAACGAAAGCTGATGTTCTTAGATCTGAGCACGCTTTCGCTCAGCGAGGTCTGCTCGATGGATTTTGGTGATTCTATTTCATGGAGGATCCTTGACTGCTGTCAAAACAATTTTTTGCTGTGCGGCACCGATTTCGGCCGGGAGATTTCGCGGGAGGAGAAATGGGACGAGGATACGTATAAAGAGATATACAGAAATTCCTCTGAGGTGTATGCCCTATTAAGCAAAGAGGGTGGTGCGCTGAGAGAAATTGCCAGACAGTCAAACGCATGCAGCAATTCAATAAAGCTTCTGGGAGAAAATCTGTATCTGTCTTCGGAAGAGAATCAAAATATCGAAGTGCTGAATATCCAAACAGGTGAAAAAAGGACGCTTTGCGCGCTTGCGCAAAATTTGATCATGGATGCGATGGACGATATGCTTTGCTGCCGGGCCTGGGATCTTTCCGGAGATCCAATATGGTATTTTGTCGATACAAAAACAGGATCTATCACGAGCTCTCCCTTAGTCAATCTGTGCAATGGCTGGTCAGTGGAGTTTCGGGCAGAGACAAAGACGGATGTTTTATTTGTATATGATTATGAGGCAACGGATCATCATGACGGTTCCTATGAAATTCATCAGTATAAGCATGCGCTGATGGCAAAGGAGGACCTGTTTGCCGGAAAGGACAATTACCGAAAAATCGAAATGATCGGACCGGGACAGTAAGGAGAGAAAGAACGATGCTAACACTTGACCATATTACGAAAAAATATAAGGATAAAACCGCGCTGCAGGATGTTGTTTTGGAGCTGGACTGCGGAATATACGGTCTGCTCGGGCCCAACGGCGCCGGCAAGTCAACGTTGATGAATATAATTACCGGGAATATTAGCGCTACGGAGGGCAGGGTCCTGTGGGATGGTACGGAGATTCAAAAGCTTGGCGCGCGCTTTCGCAGCCTGATTGGCTATGCGCCCCAGCAGCAGGGCTTGTATAACAGCTTTTCCGGCAGGCGGTTTCTGGCTTATATGGCGGCGCTTAAGGGAATTCCCTCAAAAGAGGTGCGCGGCGAGCTGGAAAGAGTGCTTTCCTATGTGAATATGCAGGAGGCTGCGGATAGGATGATCGGCAGCTATTCCGGCGGTATGAAGCAGCGGATTTTGATCGCTCAGGCAATTTTAGGAAGCCCGAAGCTCCTTGTGCTCGACGAGCCCACGGCAGGGCTTGATCCTAAAGAACGAGTGCGCGTTCGCGAGCAGATCAAACAGCTTGCCGGGGACAAGATTATCCTTGTCTCTACGCATGTGGTCTCTGATATTGCGCCGATTGCGAAAGAGATCATTTTGATCCGCTCCGGCAGTATCATTGACAAGGCCCCGGTGGAATCGCTTTGCCATCGATATGGGGAGAGCCGTGACCTGGAGGAGGTATATATGCATATTTTCGGAGAGGAGGAGCGCCATGCTGAGGCTGATCCTGTTTGAGCTGAGTAAGATATGGAGAAAACGAAGCTTTCTTTTATCGATGTGCGTGCTGCTTTTAATCCATCTGTTTCTACTCTGGTATACAAATCTGCCGGATGAAACTACAGCGCCGCTTTCTGCGTACAGGCAGCTTCATGCAGAGCTTTCCGGCAAAACAGAAGAGGAGAAGGGGCGGTATATAGCCGGGCTGAAGGAGCAGATAGACGGCGTGTGCTCTGTGCAGAATATTCTTTCCCTGCAGTCCTTTGAAAATGAGATGGGCAGCAGTTTGGCAAAGCAGGAGCTGCAAAATAATCCCGGTGTATTTGAAAAGTATTATGAGCTGTACCAATCGGGGGATTATCTGCAATTTACCGACTCACTTGAGCAGGAGCAGGCGTTTATTGAGGAAATTTACGGCGAACAGCAAAAGGTTTCCGGATATGGAGAGTATCTGCGCTCTATTCAGGAAAATAAAGATAGGCTCAGCGGCATATCTATTTTTGGCGGACAATCAGGCGATGCTTATAGCCTGCGTAACCTGCAGAAGAGCGCGGCGGACTTTGCAGGTCTAACGGACAGCAATATATGCTTTGCTCTCTCGAAGGGGATTGCAGCTGCTATGCAGGGAATGTGGACCGATCTTTTGCTTGTGCTCGGCATAATGCTGTTTGTAGGCAGCCTGATTACGGAGGAAAAAGAAAAAGGGCTGTTTTTGATTACCCGCGGTACGCAGCGCGGTGTGCTGCACAGCATCACGGCAAAGCTGGGAGCGCTATTGATTCACTGTACTTTGCTGGCAGCCTTGTTCTATATTGTTAGCCTGCTCTTCTTCGGGATGACTACTGGATGGGTCAATTTAGGCGCCAGCCTGCAGTCCATCGCTGCCTATAGGGAAAGCAGCCTGAATATTAGCATATTTGACTATCTTGTGCTTTCGGTGATGACAAAGGCGCTTGTATTATTTGGCATCGGGGCAGTGCTGACTGTTTTATGTATAAGGTCCCGCATTGTGGCCCTGCCGTTTCTGGCGGGGATAGGGATCATCGGCATCAGCGCACTGCTGTATTATCTGATTCCGGCAGGATCGGCAATGGCGGTGTGTAAATATCTAAGCCCGGTAGGCC from Lachnospiraceae bacterium includes:
- a CDS encoding AAA family ATPase, whose amino-acid sequence is MIYLSSFEFPNIDQEHTFFMNQKRKCYDSYYPFQILSKHALTHLDFEEITILYGGNGCGKSTALNVMAETLRLQRDTLYNRSNFFETYIDLCSYEAEQAIPAASHMITSDDVFDYMLNLRSVNEGIDERREEMFQEYLDVKHAKFQMRSLDDYEQLKKMNQARRRTQSKFVRENLMDNVREYSNGESAFTYFSNKIGDDALYLLDEPENSLSPVRQQELVRFLEDSVRFFGCQLVIATHSPFLLAMKGARIYDLDADPVQLSRWMELPNVRAYYEFFKMHERELEEGSV
- a CDS encoding ATP-binding cassette domain-containing protein gives rise to the protein MLTLDHITKKYKDKTALQDVVLELDCGIYGLLGPNGAGKSTLMNIITGNISATEGRVLWDGTEIQKLGARFRSLIGYAPQQQGLYNSFSGRRFLAYMAALKGIPSKEVRGELERVLSYVNMQEAADRMIGSYSGGMKQRILIAQAILGSPKLLVLDEPTAGLDPKERVRVREQIKQLAGDKIILVSTHVVSDIAPIAKEIILIRSGSIIDKAPVESLCHRYGESRDLEEVYMHIFGEEERHAEADPV
- a CDS encoding response regulator transcription factor, translating into MRHKILVVDDEAMITELLSDHLDDEGYEVYAANSAAEALQLLGEQPNLIILDINMPGTDGLEICKNIRDHVACPILFLTARISEQDKINGLQYGADDYITKPFSLKELSARVAAHLRRDERMRSHAASMLTSGELLVDLSQRRIFYRDIEIEVSKREFELIEFLLTNAGQVFDRERIYERIWGYDAEGSTDVIKEHIRRIRAKLREATGEDYIETVWGVGYRWKR
- a CDS encoding HAMP domain-containing histidine kinase — its product is METLKRRWQNLPLRRFLMLTVCLSIAAVTLLSALIISGCAAFRHWLLPDPNAVYLTVEETFSDGTVTSSIYLMNMGEGLSFAPFIRSEPTEEDIAQMRYSIEKIETGIESLSPKRRFAYQFCGIVMFAAPMGLAFAAILWCSMYFYRRKLKTPLSVLSGAVKQIAEQNLDFELAYPYEDEMGDLCRSFEAMRRALDENYRAMWNMLEERRLMQDSVAHDLRNPIAIIEGYAEYLEKGLKTGDMSREKTSRIAQNLGAAAKRLEQYTESVRLLNQTEEMQLERKAVSAVQLSANIGQDLTLLAEQKGIALQITDDLPQKEIQIDEALLHRVLENILSNALRYAKQGIQLAFAMEGRMLVVTVTDDGSGFPLEILKETGKHWIAANQDGHRGIGLSISRLLCQKHGGQLELSNTSGGACVKISLSV